One Silene latifolia isolate original U9 population chromosome 4, ASM4854445v1, whole genome shotgun sequence DNA segment encodes these proteins:
- the LOC141651388 gene encoding uncharacterized protein LOC141651388: MELCCPGWSWRKLCAVKDKLKQGYCGDWWLTHGGIYIIKAGYTWLGTSHNNVNWNPFVWNRLSPPKHCFIGWLVVHGRLLIRDRLHKMHICEDIACCICGNQDESHAHLFFECAYSRECLSLINASLKINVPTGNVVQWWLKLRMRSILRKQMIGAVIQALVYRLWDMHNKCRVEGVLMRPSNLILLVQQDIRLRLQGLNSCRKISGLYKAWI, from the exons ATGGAGCTATGCTGCCCTGG CTGGTCTTGGAGGAAGTTATGTGCTGTGAAAGATAAACTGAAGCAAGGGTACTGTGGTGACTGGTGGTTAACACACGGAGGCATCTATATTATTAAAGCAGGATATACTTGGTTAGGGACCTCTCATAACAATGTTAATTGGAATCCTTTTGTGTGGAATAGGCTGAGTCCTCCTAAGCATTGTTTTATTGGGTGGCTTGTGGTCCATGGCAGGCTGCTTATTAGGGACAGGTTGCATAAGATGCATATTTGTGAGGATATTGCTTGTTGTATCTGTGGCAATCAAGATGAAAGTCATGCTCATTTGTTTTTTGAGTGCGCTTATAGCAGGGAATGTCTATCATTGATTAATGCTTCCCTGAAGATCAATGTTCCTACTGGGAATGTGGTTCAGTGGTGGTTGAAACTGAGAATGAGGAGTATTCTAAGAAAGCAGATGATAGGTGCTGTCATTCAGGCTCTAGTCTACAGATTATGGGATATGCATAACAAATGCAGGGTAGAAGGGGTGCTGATGAGGCCAAGCAACTTGATTCTTTTGGTGCAACAGGACATCAGACTAAGGCTCCAAGGCTTAAATAGTTGTAGAAAGATTAGTGGTTTATACAAAGCATGGATttaa